Proteins encoded in a region of the Paenibacillus sp. W2I17 genome:
- a CDS encoding mannitol-1-phosphate 5-dehydrogenase has product MKAVHFGAGNIGRGFIGHMLSASDYKVCFVARNPKKISMLQERQEYPITLANNDQDTTIVNNVTAINVSEQNLVAEEIASADVITTAVGVSALGDIAEPIAKGIQLRMKKNNQAPLHIIACENAIGGSTRLKKRIYPFLDEQTRKKAERYVSFPNAAVDRIVPAQNHKDPLQVTVEPFYEWVVHRPALLDGFKKIDGVHYVDSLEPYIERKMFTVNTGHCVAAYFGYLEGFKTIRQVMSNSTLRAKVRHVMEETGQMLIQKHGFNAQKHNKYIDTILERFANPNLTDQVTRVGRSPLRKLSPHDRLVRPALQASEFGIEIPHLTSAMAASMLFNDKRDEEAMKLQHMIREDGVSAFIRERMGIPDEHPVHKNVIARYQELRWRKESTILT; this is encoded by the coding sequence ATGAAAGCTGTACATTTTGGTGCGGGCAATATAGGCCGCGGTTTTATCGGTCATATGTTGTCCGCTTCCGATTACAAAGTCTGCTTTGTCGCACGTAACCCGAAGAAAATCTCCATGCTTCAAGAGAGACAGGAATATCCGATTACACTTGCCAATAACGATCAGGACACTACGATTGTCAACAATGTGACGGCTATCAATGTGAGTGAGCAGAATCTGGTTGCTGAAGAGATCGCTTCAGCCGATGTGATCACAACCGCGGTGGGGGTATCTGCACTCGGAGATATCGCCGAACCGATCGCCAAAGGCATTCAACTTCGCATGAAAAAAAATAATCAGGCTCCACTGCATATTATCGCTTGCGAAAATGCCATCGGTGGTAGCACCAGGCTGAAGAAACGCATCTATCCATTTCTGGATGAACAAACTCGCAAAAAAGCCGAACGTTATGTTTCTTTCCCCAATGCAGCTGTGGACCGGATTGTTCCGGCTCAAAACCACAAAGACCCGCTGCAGGTCACTGTTGAACCTTTTTACGAATGGGTCGTTCATCGTCCAGCACTTCTGGATGGTTTTAAGAAAATAGATGGCGTCCACTATGTGGATTCGCTTGAACCTTACATTGAACGTAAAATGTTTACGGTAAATACAGGCCACTGTGTCGCCGCATACTTCGGCTATCTCGAAGGATTCAAGACGATCCGCCAGGTGATGAGTAATTCCACCCTGCGGGCCAAAGTGCGCCATGTTATGGAAGAGACCGGTCAGATGCTCATCCAGAAGCACGGATTCAACGCTCAGAAGCATAACAAATATATCGACACCATACTGGAACGCTTCGCCAATCCCAACCTGACGGATCAGGTCACCCGGGTTGGACGTTCCCCCCTTCGCAAGCTTTCGCCTCACGATCGGCTTGTTCGCCCAGCGCTGCAGGCCAGTGAATTCGGAATTGAAATTCCTCATTTAACTTCTGCTATGGCGGCCTCAATGTTGTTCAATGACAAGCGCGACGAGGAAGCCATGAAGCTACAACACATGATTCGCGAAGATGGCGTCTCCGCCTTCATCCGTGAACGCATGGGAATTCCCGACGAACATCCCGTTCATAAGAATGTAATCGCCCGTTATCAGGAACTCAGATGGCGCAAGGAATCGACTATACTAACCTGA
- a CDS encoding YkyA family protein: protein MLTSKKVALAAVSVLLILLASGCGDPQEPAANQINQLVLSGQEIDQSLKTLTSHEQEDMKLYKSILDKGKNKNSDLEALLDQAADHIYERRTLLKQAEEAMKQTNEKTVALRSSLKELSFEKEETLAQAEKVLDQYEARARALENFVASYQLSLSADEQLYDLMRESAEPNLVKIKRAIRVRNSEYAKLAEFRKQFNLQTKAFNGANAKLVQMDQAS, encoded by the coding sequence GTGCTAACGAGTAAAAAAGTGGCGCTTGCGGCAGTTAGTGTATTGCTAATTCTGCTGGCGAGTGGTTGTGGAGATCCGCAGGAGCCTGCGGCAAATCAGATAAACCAATTGGTGCTCAGCGGCCAGGAGATCGATCAGAGTTTGAAGACGCTGACCAGTCATGAGCAGGAAGATATGAAGTTATACAAGTCTATTTTAGACAAAGGCAAGAACAAAAACAGTGATCTCGAAGCACTGCTGGATCAAGCAGCAGATCATATTTATGAACGAAGAACGTTGTTGAAACAGGCGGAAGAGGCCATGAAACAGACCAACGAGAAGACGGTGGCCCTGCGCAGTTCCCTTAAGGAACTATCATTTGAAAAAGAAGAAACGTTGGCACAGGCTGAAAAGGTGCTGGATCAATATGAAGCAAGAGCACGTGCATTGGAAAATTTTGTTGCCTCGTATCAGTTGAGTCTGAGTGCCGATGAGCAGTTGTATGATCTGATGAGAGAAAGTGCAGAACCTAATCTGGTTAAGATTAAGCGAGCCATTCGGGTACGGAATAGCGAATATGCGAAGCTTGCTGAATTCCGAAAGCAATTTAACCTCCAGACCAAAGCATTTAACGGAGCCAATGCCAAACTGGTACAGATGGATCAGGCTAGCTAG
- a CDS encoding HAD family phosphatase produces MIKALVFDFDGTIIDTETAWYIAFRDAYKEHGVDLTLEMYSQCIGTSLKTFNPYEYLITDLNLPIDREAFRESVQLQHAVLMNKEKVRPGIQEYLEQAREAGLKLAVASSSKREWVEQHLEQLKLKDYFEVIRTADDVANVKPDPELYTQALEALGVTADEAVAIEDSPNGARAAAAAGMHCVVISNTITGTLEFDMTHQRLSCLTDLTFNDLISKPLVTTV; encoded by the coding sequence ATGATTAAGGCACTGGTGTTTGATTTCGACGGAACGATTATTGATACAGAGACAGCATGGTATATTGCTTTTCGTGATGCTTACAAGGAACACGGCGTAGATTTAACCCTGGAGATGTATTCACAATGCATCGGTACCAGTCTGAAAACATTTAATCCATATGAGTACCTCATCACAGATTTGAATCTTCCGATCGATCGGGAAGCGTTCAGGGAATCCGTTCAGTTGCAGCACGCTGTATTGATGAACAAAGAAAAGGTGCGTCCTGGTATTCAGGAATATCTTGAACAAGCACGTGAAGCCGGACTAAAACTCGCTGTAGCCTCCAGCTCCAAACGGGAGTGGGTTGAACAGCATCTGGAACAACTGAAACTGAAAGATTATTTTGAAGTCATTCGAACGGCAGATGATGTTGCAAATGTGAAGCCTGACCCGGAACTCTACACTCAAGCGCTTGAAGCCCTTGGAGTAACTGCAGACGAAGCCGTAGCGATTGAGGATTCACCTAACGGCGCGCGTGCAGCTGCTGCGGCTGGTATGCACTGCGTAGTCATATCGAATACCATCACAGGAACACTGGAATTCGATATGACTCACCAACGGCTATCTTGCTTGACCGACCTTACATTTAATGATTTGATTTCGAAGCCACTCGTCACTACCGTCTAA
- the sigK gene encoding RNA polymerase sporulation sigma factor SigK codes for MPGLFTAIALFIKELTLLVSYVKNNAFPQPLAEGDEAKHLRLMAEGNAHSRNLLIEHNLRLVAHIVKKFDNTGEDQEDLISIGTIGLIKAIESFQQGKGTKLATFAARCIENEILMHLRSLKKTRKDVSLHDPIGTDKEGNEITLIDILGTEADDVVDKVQLKIEKSKIYRNLDILDDREKEVVIGRFGLEAGGEERTQREIAKELGISRSYVSRIEKRALMKLYHEFYKQK; via the coding sequence GTGCCCGGATTGTTTACCGCAATTGCTCTATTCATTAAAGAGTTAACGTTACTCGTCTCGTATGTCAAAAATAATGCGTTCCCCCAGCCACTGGCTGAGGGTGATGAAGCCAAACATTTGCGCCTTATGGCTGAAGGCAATGCTCACTCTCGCAATCTGCTCATTGAACACAATCTGCGCCTCGTCGCGCATATCGTCAAGAAGTTCGACAATACGGGTGAAGATCAGGAGGATCTGATTTCCATCGGAACCATTGGTTTGATCAAAGCCATCGAAAGTTTTCAACAAGGCAAAGGCACGAAGCTTGCCACATTTGCTGCAAGGTGTATTGAAAATGAGATACTTATGCATCTGCGTTCCCTGAAGAAAACACGCAAAGACGTATCCCTGCATGACCCCATCGGTACGGATAAAGAAGGTAACGAAATTACGCTAATCGATATCCTCGGAACAGAAGCCGACGACGTTGTAGATAAAGTGCAGCTCAAGATTGAAAAAAGCAAAATTTATCGCAATCTCGACATCCTGGATGATCGGGAGAAGGAAGTTGTGATCGGTCGATTCGGCCTGGAAGCAGGCGGGGAGGAACGAACTCAACGCGAAATTGCGAAGGAACTGGGCATCTCACGTTCTTATGTATCACGGATTGAGAAGCGGGCGTTAATGAAGCTGTATCATGAGTTTTATAAGCAAAAGTAG
- a CDS encoding amino acid permease: MQQETLTRGLKNRHVQLMAIGGAIGTGLFLGAGKTIQLTGPSILLAYIITGVVLFLIMRALGELLLSNLQYHSFVDFVRDYLGNMAAFITGWTYWFCWISIAMADITAVGLYTQFWFPNVPQWMPGLIALVILLIMNLATVKLFGEMEFWFALIKVVAILALIIVGLYMIFKGFTTDQGPASFTNLWSHGGWFPNGLHGFIISFQMVVFAFVGMELVGLTAGETENPEKVIPRAINQIPIRVLLFYVGALLIIMSIYPWNAIVPTESPFVQVFAAVGIAAAAGIVNFVVLTSAASACNSAIFSTSRMVFSMAKDHNAPESFARLNKRKVPSNALYFSTIVILIAIVLNYVMPEGVFTLITSVSTVCFIFVWGIMVICHLRYRRTQPELASRSRFKLPLYPFSNYLILAFLAFVLVVLALAEDTRVALFVTPVWFILVAGIYLFKKRNLSNNRQ, from the coding sequence ATGCAGCAAGAAACGTTAACAAGGGGATTAAAGAACAGGCACGTACAGTTGATGGCGATCGGAGGTGCGATCGGTACAGGTCTGTTTCTCGGGGCAGGCAAAACGATTCAGCTGACAGGGCCATCCATCTTGCTGGCCTACATCATTACGGGTGTTGTGTTGTTCCTGATCATGCGTGCATTGGGGGAGCTGCTGTTAAGCAACTTGCAGTATCATTCCTTTGTCGATTTTGTGCGTGATTACCTGGGAAATATGGCGGCATTTATTACAGGCTGGACCTATTGGTTCTGCTGGATTTCCATTGCCATGGCTGATATTACGGCAGTGGGTTTGTATACGCAGTTTTGGTTCCCGAATGTACCTCAGTGGATGCCAGGGTTAATTGCGTTAGTCATTTTACTAATCATGAACTTGGCAACGGTCAAGTTGTTTGGGGAGATGGAATTCTGGTTTGCCCTGATTAAAGTCGTGGCTATTCTGGCACTCATTATTGTTGGTTTATATATGATATTCAAAGGTTTTACCACGGATCAGGGTCCAGCGAGCTTCACCAATCTGTGGAGTCATGGGGGATGGTTCCCGAATGGACTGCATGGGTTCATCATATCGTTCCAGATGGTGGTGTTCGCATTTGTAGGCATGGAACTGGTGGGACTCACAGCGGGGGAAACGGAGAACCCGGAGAAGGTTATTCCGAGAGCAATTAACCAGATTCCGATCCGGGTACTGCTCTTCTATGTTGGCGCATTGCTGATTATTATGAGCATTTACCCGTGGAACGCCATTGTGCCTACGGAAAGTCCGTTTGTACAGGTGTTTGCCGCTGTAGGTATTGCGGCCGCTGCAGGGATTGTGAATTTCGTTGTGTTAACATCAGCGGCTTCGGCGTGTAACAGTGCCATTTTCAGTACAAGCCGTATGGTGTTTTCCATGGCAAAAGATCACAACGCGCCTGAGTCGTTTGCACGACTGAACAAGCGGAAAGTCCCTTCCAATGCGCTGTATTTCTCTACGATTGTTATTCTGATCGCGATTGTGCTGAACTATGTGATGCCGGAGGGCGTATTTACACTGATCACGAGCGTGTCGACTGTATGCTTCATCTTTGTCTGGGGCATCATGGTGATCTGTCATCTTAGATATCGTCGTACTCAGCCGGAACTGGCTAGTCGCAGTCGCTTTAAGTTGCCACTATATCCGTTCTCAAACTATTTAATTTTGGCTTTTCTGGCGTTTGTGCTAGTAGTATTGGCATTGGCTGAGGACACGCGAGTGGCGCTATTTGTTACGCCGGTGTGGTTTATTC
- a CDS encoding esterase family protein: MKKRLSKILSLSITAALLVPTMVSAADMQETAAPTPIQAVIDQGATGTMDNTGQNALANTPVVPAPPGYDGYRNNIPHGNTNLISYYSTTVGNTRKATVYTPPGYSPNKKYNVLYLLHGIGGDEYEWVNAMKPKNILDNLYSEGKLSQMIVVMPNGRAMKDDRPVGDIFAPDKVAAFERFEQDLLKDLIPHIEANYPVYKDRNSRALAGLSMGGGQSLNFGLRNLNTFAWVGAFSAAPNTQSVSQLVSNPGQVASQLKLLWISCGSSDGLLWVSQNFKNGLSSMNIPHTWYQDVGGHEPSVWNSGLYQFSQRIFK, from the coding sequence ATGAAAAAACGTCTGTCCAAGATTCTGAGTCTCTCCATCACAGCAGCACTCCTTGTACCAACGATGGTGTCTGCAGCGGATATGCAGGAAACTGCAGCTCCAACCCCCATTCAGGCGGTGATAGATCAGGGAGCGACCGGCACCATGGATAATACCGGGCAAAATGCGCTGGCTAACACTCCGGTGGTGCCGGCACCACCGGGTTATGATGGCTATCGAAACAATATTCCGCACGGAAATACCAATCTGATATCCTATTACTCCACAACGGTAGGCAATACACGGAAAGCGACGGTATATACACCGCCAGGATATTCTCCGAATAAAAAGTATAACGTCCTGTATCTCCTGCACGGCATCGGCGGGGATGAGTATGAGTGGGTCAATGCAATGAAGCCAAAGAACATTCTGGACAACCTGTATTCGGAAGGTAAGCTGTCCCAGATGATCGTTGTTATGCCAAATGGCCGTGCCATGAAGGACGACCGTCCAGTCGGTGACATTTTTGCTCCGGACAAAGTGGCTGCATTTGAACGGTTTGAGCAAGACCTGCTCAAGGATCTGATTCCTCATATCGAGGCCAATTATCCGGTGTACAAAGACCGTAATAGTCGTGCGTTGGCCGGTCTGTCCATGGGTGGTGGGCAGTCGCTTAACTTCGGATTGAGAAATCTGAATACCTTCGCCTGGGTGGGGGCCTTCTCGGCCGCACCGAATACGCAATCTGTATCACAGCTGGTTTCCAACCCGGGACAAGTCGCTAGCCAACTCAAATTGTTGTGGATCTCCTGTGGATCAAGTGACGGCCTGTTATGGGTCAGCCAGAACTTTAAAAACGGTCTGAGCAGCATGAACATTCCGCATACATGGTATCAGGATGTAGGTGGACACGAACCATCTGTCTGGAACAGCGGCCTGTATCAGTTCTCACAACGAATCTTCAAGTGA
- a CDS encoding MFS transporter: MSTTGHTVQPQVSPSGKRGAFPLSLLCLTIGAFAIGMTEFIIMGLLPNVATDLNVSIPQAGQLITGYALGVAVGAPILTVFTHKIPQKKLLVLLMCIFIIGNALSVIAPTYGLLISARILTAFAHGTFLGVGSIMATRLVAPERRAGAVSVVLAGLTIANIIGVPFGTFIGQQLGWRSSFGAITILGIISLIGIIRFIPVLPQGAPANLGQQFRNLVRPQVLLVLLVGAMGCGSLFAVFTYITPMLVDISGFAEQNVTWILVLFGFGVTLGNMVGGRLADWKLMPSLIVNFGILAVLLAALTLTLDNPYFAVITIFLWGVAAFGIMPGLQIRIMNMTREAPLLATTSSHSAFNLGNAGGAYLGGYAITHTGLISVPLYAAVIAGLGLLGLLFGLFMERKHHGPEVAQVAEAASAS, from the coding sequence ATGAGCACGACTGGACACACAGTACAACCACAGGTTTCACCGTCAGGTAAACGAGGGGCGTTTCCATTATCCCTGTTATGCCTGACGATAGGAGCTTTTGCGATTGGTATGACTGAGTTTATTATTATGGGCTTACTGCCTAATGTAGCGACAGATCTGAATGTAAGTATTCCGCAGGCAGGACAACTCATTACGGGATATGCGCTTGGTGTAGCGGTAGGTGCGCCGATTTTGACCGTATTTACACACAAGATTCCGCAGAAAAAACTGCTGGTGCTGCTGATGTGCATTTTCATTATCGGGAACGCATTGTCCGTTATTGCTCCCACATACGGATTGCTAATCTCAGCACGGATCTTAACGGCATTTGCTCATGGTACGTTCCTTGGTGTAGGTTCAATCATGGCGACGCGGCTTGTTGCGCCCGAGAGAAGGGCAGGAGCGGTATCGGTTGTTCTCGCGGGGCTAACGATTGCCAACATCATTGGCGTTCCGTTTGGTACATTTATCGGGCAACAGCTCGGATGGCGGTCATCCTTCGGGGCGATTACGATCTTGGGCATCATTTCGTTGATTGGTATCATTCGTTTCATTCCCGTGCTCCCGCAAGGAGCACCAGCAAACCTCGGACAGCAATTCCGGAATCTGGTTCGTCCCCAAGTATTATTGGTTCTGCTTGTTGGAGCGATGGGATGTGGGAGTCTGTTCGCTGTATTCACGTACATCACGCCCATGCTTGTGGATATTAGTGGTTTTGCCGAGCAGAATGTGACTTGGATTCTGGTATTGTTTGGCTTCGGTGTTACCTTGGGGAACATGGTTGGCGGCCGTCTGGCGGACTGGAAGCTGATGCCTTCTCTGATCGTCAATTTTGGGATACTGGCGGTGCTTCTGGCTGCACTTACGCTTACCCTAGATAATCCTTATTTCGCGGTAATCACTATATTCTTGTGGGGCGTTGCGGCTTTTGGCATTATGCCAGGATTGCAGATTCGAATCATGAATATGACCCGCGAAGCACCGCTGCTGGCGACAACATCAAGTCACTCCGCATTTAACCTGGGGAATGCAGGTGGTGCCTATCTGGGCGGTTATGCAATTACCCATACGGGACTTATATCTGTACCTTTGTATGCCGCAGTTATTGCCGGATTAGGTTTGCTAGGACTGCTCTTCGGTCTGTTCATGGAGCGTAAACATCATGGGCCAGAGGTTGCCCAGGTTGCAGAGGCAGCGTCAGCAAGTTGA
- a CDS encoding ADP-ribosylglycohydrolase family protein → MLQKDRFNGCFIGLAVGDALGTTVEFSSPGTFEPVTDIVGGGVFGLEAGQWTDDTSMALCLAQSLVRNENFDPADQMRRYTNWYKVGYMSSTGDCFDIGGATRSALERFEITGEAYSGSTDPMTAGNGSIMRLAPVAMAYANQPNEAVRYAGLSSRTTHAATESVEACEVLAAIIVAGLRGADKNVMLMPETCRQWREEPTFSPAIEEVVMGSYQSKEPPEIKGSGYVVRSLEAALWAFHKSSSFEEGALLAVNLGDDADTTGAVYGQIAGAYYGLSGIPAHWRDKLAMRETFKQLTDALWLKATENR, encoded by the coding sequence ATGTTGCAAAAGGACCGTTTCAATGGCTGCTTCATCGGGCTTGCAGTGGGTGATGCGTTGGGAACTACCGTGGAATTTAGTAGCCCGGGCACGTTTGAACCCGTAACGGATATCGTGGGTGGCGGCGTATTCGGGCTGGAGGCAGGGCAGTGGACAGATGATACATCCATGGCTCTGTGTCTGGCACAAAGTCTGGTGCGCAATGAAAACTTTGATCCTGCGGATCAGATGCGCAGATACACCAATTGGTACAAGGTCGGGTATATGAGCAGTACAGGCGATTGCTTTGATATCGGCGGGGCCACACGAAGTGCCTTGGAGAGGTTTGAGATAACTGGAGAAGCCTACAGTGGATCAACGGACCCGATGACGGCAGGCAATGGCTCTATTATGAGGCTTGCACCTGTCGCGATGGCTTACGCTAATCAACCAAACGAGGCGGTTCGTTATGCCGGGCTGAGCTCCCGGACAACACATGCTGCAACGGAAAGTGTGGAAGCATGTGAAGTGCTAGCCGCCATAATTGTTGCTGGTCTGCGCGGAGCGGACAAAAACGTCATGCTGATGCCGGAGACATGCAGACAGTGGAGGGAAGAACCTACTTTTTCGCCCGCTATTGAAGAGGTTGTTATGGGTTCCTATCAGAGCAAAGAACCGCCGGAAATTAAGGGCAGTGGTTATGTGGTCCGTTCACTTGAGGCAGCACTATGGGCGTTCCATAAGTCGTCAAGCTTTGAAGAAGGTGCGTTGTTAGCTGTTAATCTGGGTGATGATGCGGACACTACAGGTGCTGTGTATGGGCAGATCGCAGGTGCTTATTATGGACTGAGTGGTATTCCGGCACACTGGCGGGACAAGCTGGCCATGCGTGAAACGTTCAAACAACTAACAGATGCCTTGTGGTTGAAGGCGACAGAAAATCGTTGA
- a CDS encoding polysaccharide deacetylase family protein — translation MRVQQERAGERGSIPPSTSRTKTHKRRKIRYGRVSIALMLLVLFVTGITYVFLGMTHWIKSVVAPPPITVIEQPAKLGMIQVTPDAKEEPARFQGQVRKLAYITFDDGPTEYTEQLLDILKQHEAKATFFMIGRQLNQHPAAVKRLLKEGSYPGLHSMTHNYKKLYKSGNSTNFVKEFKKEQKMVQDLIGFTPHLIRAPYGSSPQIGEKFRGDIAAAGFKLWDWTTDSLDWNLPGQPDKIVARVSKSVHRDKEVILMHEREQTVQALPRILKLLEDRGYEFEVYDPDAHWVANFSGDTRL, via the coding sequence TTCAACAAGAGAGAGCGGGAGAACGTGGCAGTATTCCGCCTAGCACAAGTCGCACGAAAACACATAAACGAAGAAAAATCCGGTATGGAAGGGTAAGCATAGCTCTAATGCTCCTGGTACTGTTTGTTACCGGTATTACATATGTATTCCTTGGCATGACGCATTGGATCAAAAGCGTTGTGGCGCCGCCTCCGATTACTGTAATAGAACAGCCCGCCAAGCTTGGCATGATACAAGTTACTCCGGATGCGAAGGAGGAGCCGGCACGGTTCCAGGGTCAGGTTCGCAAATTGGCATACATAACGTTCGATGATGGGCCAACTGAATATACGGAACAACTGCTGGATATATTGAAGCAGCATGAGGCAAAGGCTACCTTTTTCATGATCGGACGACAGTTGAATCAGCATCCGGCAGCAGTGAAACGGCTGTTGAAAGAAGGCAGTTACCCTGGACTCCACAGCATGACGCATAACTATAAAAAGCTGTATAAGAGTGGAAACTCCACAAACTTTGTGAAAGAGTTCAAGAAAGAGCAGAAGATGGTGCAGGACCTGATTGGTTTTACGCCTCATCTTATTCGTGCACCTTATGGCAGCAGTCCACAGATCGGTGAAAAGTTCAGAGGTGACATTGCTGCGGCCGGGTTCAAACTGTGGGACTGGACGACAGATTCACTCGATTGGAATCTTCCCGGTCAGCCGGACAAGATTGTGGCCCGCGTGAGCAAAAGTGTACATCGGGATAAGGAAGTGATTCTGATGCATGAGCGGGAGCAGACGGTGCAGGCTTTACCACGCATTCTGAAGTTACTCGAAGATCGGGGTTACGAGTTCGAAGTATACGATCCGGATGCACACTGGGTAGCCAATTTTAGCGGAGATACCCGTTTGTAA